Within the Trichoderma breve strain T069 chromosome 3, whole genome shotgun sequence genome, the region ACAACTTCGTCCAACATGGAGCCCCAGAGACGCGCAACCACGGAGCTCAAGTTGGCAATGATGCTCTCGTCAAAGTCCTTGACAAAGAGCTGTCGGACCTTGTAGTACATGGCCACCTCCTCGGGCGTTGCTGGCTCTTCGTCGTGTTCCAGGCGATACAGCCACAGCGTGAGGATGATCATCAGGTCCAGGCCGCACAGGGGGTGCTCGACGCTCCAGTTGGTCGACGAGGTGCGCGCCACCCAGCGGACACCCTGGACCACGGCCGTCTCCAGGCAGTTGTAGCACTCTTCAATCACCTTGATCATCTCGCTGGAGCGCTTGACGCGGTCCCGAGCATGAGACATGGCGGCAGCGACCTCGTACGGCTCGTGGTATCGCAGGGCCTCTTGCACGGTCTTCAGGTCAACTTCGAGACGGGCGCGGGCGTTACGGTACATGGCGCGGgcattgaagatgagggggTGACCTTTGTGGGGAGCGCTAAGGGGCACCACGACAGATTCCGGTTCGCACAGATCCAAGGACTTCTCCCACGTCTCCAGGGCGAGTCTAAGTTTGTACTCGGTCACGACATCCTGCAAGGCCTCAGGGCTACGTTTGTGGTACCATACTTCGAGGAACAAGGCATTGATCATGACACGGGTGGAAAAGGCGCTGTACTTGATCGCTTCACCCTGGAAGAGATTATCATGGGCTTccatgaagatggcggcgggcgacttctcgagctgctcggccCATGCAGCCTCGTCGGCAACCTGCATGTTCCACAGGGCCTCCGTTGAAGGCAGCTGCAGGTCCTCAAACTCGTTGAAGCCGATGGCCGGGGTGTGATTAAACGTCAGCGTCAACAAGCCAAAGAAGATGTAGACCGCATAGTACGTGCGGCGGCAGCCCTCGTCCTCAACCCACTCTGCGCGAGTAGGCTTGGACGAGCCGCGGGCCTCCTGGCGAAGCTTGAGCTCGTAACGGTTTCCAGCCACCATGTTGGCGAGGAGACTCTTGATGGAGCATGCCCACTCCAAGCCCTTGGGGTCGCCGCTCCAGCTGGCAAAGATCATGTTGAGGAGAGAGCTCTGCATGGTCCACAGGGGACACTTGCGGGAGCTAAAGTTCTCCTTGTTCTGGAGGAACTGGTTGACGAGAACCTTGGACCCGATGTGGAGCATGTAGGCCTGGTCCTGGTCAAAGGCGTAGAGAGCGCCAATACTGAGGACGGCCAAGAGCAGCGGGGGCGACACCTGAGACGGGGTGAAGGAAGCAGGGTGCAGGAAGggcagatggtggtggaaCAGCCCAAAGTAGGTGGCCAGGTAGCGGTTCAGAGAGCCCAGGCCGGGGAGGCGAAAGCTCTCGGGAATGGCATGCTCTCGGTCGGTGCTGCGAATGTTGTCCAGAATCATGTTTcgctcatcatcgccagAAACCTGAGGAGCTCTGAAACCAGCCTGCTGCGAGTCTACCGCGGAGGGAGACTGAGGGGCTGGGATCTCGGGGCCAGAGGCGGGGAGCGAATTGATCATGGACTGAAGCGCTGGCACAAGACCATTGCAGTTTCGGCCGCTGAACGGAGGCAACTGGCCGGCATGGTGCGACAGTCTGTTTCCACCGGCAAAGGGTTGCGACGACTCGAAAGAGCCCGAGGCGCTCGAGGTGATGGAGTGAGGCTTGGGCTCGGCCATGAAGTTGTCCCACTGAACTTGCGGGAGGGCGATGGCACCAGATGGGTATGTGACGGCAGGCTCCATGACGGTGGAGCTTCGTGGGGAAAAGGCCATGGATGCGCCGTCTTCGTAAGATCCATCGTCTCCGCGCATGGCAGCGGTGGCCTTGTGATGCAGGTCGGCGACGAGCAtggcggcggcctcgacATCGAAAATGCCGTCGCCGCTAGCTTCCATCTGCTCCAAGGTGGAGGTGTCCAAGGCGATTGATGATTTGGAGGGGCCGCCGATGGCTCGAGTCTTGGGTCCAGCACGACGCTTGCCGTCGCTGTGAAGGGGGAcgccgccatctttggcgTGGACTGTGCGATCATGTCGGAGCAAAAGGTCGCGACGAACAAAGGTACTTCGGCACTTCATGCACTTAAAGGGACGCTCTTTGGTATCTAATAAGAAAGGGAGTTAGCAGAGCTGGCAAGTGGAGAGCGAAGAATGCTCAAggtattttttttcttcgagggagaattttttttttctgggaAACATACGTGATCGCTCGTGACGGCTTCGATGCTCGCTTCGGCTGAAGGCTCTGTTGCAGAACTGGCATTTGTATTTGCGTTCTGGTGCGAGAGACGCCTTCCGCGAGGACGGGGTCGAGGCCGCTGGAGGCGGGAGAACTGCGACGCTGGCGCCAGGCATTTTGGGCAAAGTCGCGTGCTGTGGTTTGATgggtggtgaagatggcgatgtgtGTGTTTTGCGCTGACGCGACGCTCGGCTCTGCCGGCTGGGGCGGACGCTACGATGGTTGAATATCGTACTCGTGCTCTGGTGGGATGCGAattctctcgctctcgctctcgacTCCTAGCTCCTCGCTCGCACGCGCGCCCGTGGGGTTTAAAGTGTGACTGCGGTGGCCtcgatgttgatgctgctcatTGGAAAATACGGTATTCTGGTCATGGAAAGATTAAGGATGTGGGTTGGTGAGGACAAGAGGCTTCTGGAGGCCTCGACGGATAGAATGTCGGGGATCGGACAGagaatggcgatgctgctggagctggtgtAGTTTGTCGTTGGGGGCAACGAAGATGGTGGCAGAcgaagaggggagaggcgGGTTAAGAGGGCGAGGGCAGTAAATGAAGGAAAGACGGcgagagggggggaggggaaagatTTCAATTCGGGGGACGCGGACAGCAAGCCACTGGGGGGGTAAGAATTTTGGGAGGGGTGGGTGCGCAGAAGGAGGGGGGAAACAGCACAGAGGGCAGAGGGCACTGGTGAATAcctggaaaaaaaaaagtctggTCGAGTCGGGGCGGGAAAAAGagggatggagggggagggggaggctGTCCATGGTGCGAAaatgtgctgtgctgtgctgtgctgtgcccACTGGAGCGCGGGTACCTGGCTGGAAGTTGCTCTGCTGTGCATGTAGCGGTACGAGACCTAAGTACAGCGCGGTACAGCGCGGTACGGCCACCAGACGGGGCGTCGGACGGGGCACTTGTACCGCGACCTCGCAGGCCCGGCGACGTGCCAGACGCGGCAGCCAAGTATCGGTGCAGGCGCAACAAGTATCTCTACGGCCATCGTCCGCGGCGGCGGTACTCGCAGAGGCATCACGAGCACACCCAGTCAagcgacgacgatggagCCCACCTCTCAAACGCGACACAGCGGCCTGCTGCGCTGGCGACCGACGCTACCAAGTGCCTCCAGCGGGGGTCCCGTCAGCGCAAGAGGGGCGAAGCTCGGCCCCTCCAGCAGCGCGGTTTGGCGGTGCTGCTGTGCTGGACAGGACACACCAGATGACACCGGCGCTGCAAAGTAGGGGGAGGCGCAAGGCAAGGGGCGGTACCTCTGGGTACTTGCAGCTCAGCGCGGTCCGGGTTCAGGCCAGGTACCGGTACGCACACAGGCTTGCAAGCCCTGCCCCGCCATTGGCCCGCCGTTGCCTCGCAGCTTGTCGGGGCTCCAGGCTCTGGTTGCCGGAGTCACACGCTTGGCCGCGAGGATTGATAGCTCCAAGCACTAGCACCGAACTGACACCACCAGCTTTGCCGTGCCATTTCGATTTCGCTCTCCGAACCCACACGAGACTTGGAAGAATGAATTGCTTGCGGAGTGCCTGCGACATGCCTGAGGTACGGGTAGTCCACCTGGATGCAACTCCATATATTTCCATGGACGCTCTACTCTCTGCGCTGCAAGTATAACGACCACCGCGTTGTATATCTACGTGTCTGGTTGCCTCTGCGCCGAACGAGAGTGCCAGCTATCCAACTCGCAAAGTCAGCAAAAACGACCAAGGACAGATTCccagctcatctcatctcgtctcatcatcaccagtcaCACACTCTCGCGCCTCCTTCTTTCGCCGTCGGGATCACCCGTTGCCATCAAATGCGTTGGCGCATCGTCCTCGAACACGTCCCGTCCGATCAGGTCAGCCACGGCCAGCCCAGTCCAGCCAGGCCAGGTCAGCACGCCTCCCGCCTGTTCGGCCCAACTAAAaggtaaaaagaaaaaaagggaaaagcaaaaagcaacaagtaaaaagcaaagagacaAGGACTCTGCCTTAAAAGCGGCACTGCAAAAAACACAGACCCAAATGGCCTCCGTGCGCAAGAggcaagagggaaaaaaggaaaaaatgCCTGAGTCGCGGGACAGCAAGGGAGGAAAACCAGGCACACCCGAACGCCATGCCGGCCAACTCTCGTACAGGGTACAAGTGTCTATGGAGGCTCGTACCTCTACTTTGACTGCCACTGATCAATCAGtgatccatcatctccagtgACCGGACCTGCGTCTTCCGCCTATCCGCCCTCTTCACTCCATCCCCCcaccaactttttttcttggtgcTTTCATTTCTATTGCCCGTTCGTCTCTTCATTGCTTTTTCTCGTTTCCTTTAAACTCTTCCCTTTTGCCATTCATTCGTTATTTCATCATTGCCGTCCCCTTTATTCTTTTGCGGCTGCTAGAACTCATCCGCTGTCTCCTTATTCCCGTCCCTCTTCCACCCCGCGGCCTCTCAGCTTCCATGCAGGGTGGCATCATGTCCCGCGTGTTTTAGCAtattgatccattgatcaCACGTACAGCCGTGCTGGGGGCTTGATTGATAGGCGCTGCAAGTCTGTTTGTCCTGCTAACATGGATGAATAGCGCGCCGCCTGCagcctgtactcgtacagtagagCCCATGGCCACCCCACCATCGGGTTCTGGCGACAGTCGGTCAGCATAGCTTGCGTCTACATGCTGGCGACATCAggagtcttggagatgatgtgcTGTCCTTTGCTCCGTGCTACATGGTAGCATCACGAGAACAGAACACGATCGATATTCCCTGGCCAGCACTGTGTGTTGTTGGTCCTCAGGCCGAGCCGAGCGAACCCCCaccttctcccttctccccctcccttCTGCCATCACTACGGACACCGAAGAGCGTCGAGCAGCCACCTTAAGAGAGCTGGTGTGTTTGGTTCGTTGAAAGGGCGAAGAGACGTTGAAtgtggccgccgccgccaatgcTGCTCCGCTGCAGTAGCATGTATAGTATTGTGTACTGCACTCACACATGCGCTCGCCAAAGTAAGCTGGATCGGACGTTCTAGGAATCGATCAGTGCTGCCAGGCCTCGCAAAAGGCCCAATATGGCAAGTATCCGCCAAGCCCATTACCACTCTGCGAGGTGGATAAGACACACATGCTACAAGTGCTGGTGCTAGCAATAGCGGTGCCCACTTCCAACGTCTCCCTGGGAGACAGAGACGCCAAAATGCGCCGCCTTGTCTTGAATTACCTTTGAGAATCCCCAAGTACCGAATAGAGCTGGAGGGGAGATTGTTTGGGCCCTGCTCCTTTCGAGAAATCGAGATGGACGCACGTCCCGGTACCGGTACTCGGACGCCCAAACTGATCAAGATCCGGCGCGCGTCATGATGGAGCGGAAAGAGACAATGAGCACCTGGTCGGTCTCCGCGATCCCGCCTCCATAGCATCGGAGCTGGGTTCTATCACCACAACGAGGCCGGTCTTGCATCTGGCGATCCACTCCAACCCACCACGGGCGCCATGTCCGAACTTAGGAGCTGAGAGCGGACTACCGAGCCACCAACTTGGGCGACTCTTGAGAACACGACGGTCTTGGGGAGTAACCAGCTTCCGTCTTAGTAACAATGCATCGCACTGTATTAGCCGTTGCACACCGCTCATTGAGCACAGTCTGCCCAAGGTTATCGTCACTGCCAGCCTCGACGCCATGAAATACACAGAGTTGTGTATTTCTATcacctcgtcttcctccattGGAAAAGCTATACATGTGTTCGTACGCACATACCGACATGACTGTACCTGTCTGTATGCTGTACCAATGACTCGCGGTCAAGGCGCAAAACAATCGGTGCCATCTGACAAAACACCTTCTAGAAGCGCTCGACTCTTCAAGCATCAATTGATGGATACTGTAtccgtacatacatgcttgTCAGGCCTGCAAGTATCTGTACCCAGCAAAAGCTACGGGCAGCGTCCATTACAGGGGATGCCCTCATGGCTACCTGACAGATACCTCGAATGCAAGTGTGAGATTTCTGGCGCCAAGTACTGCGCATTCGCTGACGGGCTCGCTGGGTGAGACAATGCGATGCAATCCTGCCTGACAGGTACTGTCCAACAGTCGGTGTCTACTACTCTGGAAAGTACTTTTCCAGTAGTGGAGATGGACGCATTCCCAGATGCCTGCACTCCTCCACGTACCTGTACACGCTACTCGTGCTAAGGCACATGAATGCATTCTCGTGCATAAAGGAGACAGGGGCAGCGTTGAAACTAGAccccccttcttccattcCGTGAGCACTTCTCTCCGTGTTCCGTGCTTGGACCAGGTGCGTGTACGGGAAAATCAACCACTACTCACCAAGAAACCGGGCAGGGGGGCATGCAGATGCGTGCATGCATTGCATGTACCGTTACCTGTACTCGTCGTGCTCGGTTTGCCCATCATCCATGGGATCAAAAGCAGCCAGACTGGCGGTGATGGGAAAACGAACGTTGTCCAATACCTGTCGGACACACTGCAGTAGACCGCCACTCAGCCTTGGTCAAGGTGGAATGTCTTAGTCACGGTGAGAAGTCGTTTCAGGTGCTTGAATGACTGGTGTATACGAGCCCGTCCGTTGGCGCCTCCCAAGCGGCGAAGTTGCTAGTAATGGACACCAAATCTCCCGGCCGAGTATTATTAGAAATCGGGCATCACCACAATGGCCACTGCTGTCCATACgtattactcgtacacgcAGAGCACAGGTAAGCGTGCATTGGCTGTGCAACAGGCCAATTCCACCGAGGCTCTTGGATCTGCGAGTACTGTTCGAGTACATACACCACGCTACGTGCGTGCCTTGCTGTACTGTACCTTGCCTGTGAGATCGCCGTcttactgtacgagtacatgtcTGCTCGTCCTAttctgctcctgctcctctcGTGGCTGCATCTCCCGCTCCGTCAACCCGCAGCGGCTCTAGTCAGCTCTCGGGCGGCGTGGGGTGCATACGACCGAAGCTGACAAAGCCGGGCATTTGATCCAGtatcttccttctctctgAAGGGATACtgttgtacgagtaccatCAATCCAGCCTGTTCGGGCAATATCATCTCATGTCTTGAGGAGATCAGATGGAGTTAACGGAGTCGAGTCGTTGTGGGCACAGCTGCTGTCCTGGGACAAGTTGACACGCGCAGCACTAAAAAAAGCAACATCCACACACCGGAGCCTTGAACCGCTGCCTCGGTAGATTGTGACGATGCTCCATAGTACGGCACCGGGTGGATGTAGCGAATGGGTTCAAAATCTGGATGGACTCACTCTTATGGAGGGGAAATCTccagacttttttttttgtcttcttttaCCCCATATTCTGTCTGGTTCTTTGTCTTGAAATCTTTCTCTGTCTCGTACTCGTGCATAAGAGTACGTGTATCGCCGCGTAGGTATCTTGGGATGATCGTCCATTTGCTGcatgcagcatcaacaccactGATGTGCAAAGACGCTGTagctcaaagaagaagcagctccagcggtGTGTGTCTCTACCCAAATTGCATGCATCAATATCCATTGAACGTGGCGCTCACTTCATCAATCACTGGTACAAGCAGCTCCCTATTCCCGTAAGGCGGCACAGACAAAAGGCGACCAGACCCCTATTTTCAGTGCTGCCATATTATCGACACTCAAAAGgtcagcagcagaagctccggCCAGCATGTACACGATGCCAGCGCGTCACTGGCCGCACAGTACGAACATGCACGCTTATCAGCAGCCCTTCTCTCTGGCCAAAGTACCTCTCAGAGATGCGCCAACGCGGGAAACGGAACGGTGACTGAAACATGCACAAATTGCACTGCACAAGCCCAGCCACCACCGTTTAAGCCGAATCCGCACCGTTTCCGCGTACTCGCCAGTGGAGGATGACCCTTGTATGAAGTTGCTGTGCCTCCAGTCTGTAAATTAGAGTTGACCATGCCGTCACAGTGCCAGCAGACGTCCAATCCTCGTCACACTGTACCAGACACCGAAATACTGTAGCTGTTGCTGGTTAGAAGCGAcaatgtacgagtacagtacctGGTTCTTGGCGGGTCCGGGGCAAGCTTCCGGGACCTAAGACGCTGGCCGCTCCGGGCACCAGCCCCACGTTGTATCTCACTGGTAGCGGTACTTGCGCCTCAAGTTCTGAAGGCGAGCCATGGCTCCTCCTTTCGCCCCCTGGGAGTAAATTGGCACATCCACTTTCTAGAAATCCGCGAGCCCTTCGTTGCCATGGGCGCAGCTTTGTCGTTGTCGTGACACGAGAAAAGCTCATTTTGCTGGTGACTCTAGCTCTTGCTAGCACGAGTACTAGTGGCCGGTTGGTCGGTTCCGGGAATGACTTTTGACGCAGCTTTCCGCGCCTTTGTCAGGCGAAAACTTGGCGAAAAGTAGTTCAGTCCCGTCCCTGAAGCTGTaattgttttttcttttcttgttaGTGGCGGgatgctgcttttgctggtGCGTGCTCGTGCTTTTCTTGAAGCTTTCTATCTGGAACGCGGCGCCCCATTTCGCTCAAAAAATTTGCTGCCGTGATTTAAACTGAGCCCTATTCAGATCCTGTTCGGCGGACTCCTCCGAAGTTCTTTCGTGTCCGAGTTCATTACCgagtttttcttttgcttgatgcGTTGGCCGACACTTTGTGGGTTTGCTAGCGTTTATTCATGCGAAGGGGGCCAAGGTCGAAGAGGCGATATGAAGAGGCCGACTATTCGGACCATGTGTAAATGGATATGAGTAGGTTTTTTGATGACAGCAGCCTGAATTCTCGGCGCAGAATTATACCTTGGCTGGCTGGTTCTCTCTTTGTGCTGTGTGTGTTTTGGGAggattgcattgcatttgcCTGCCCACCATACTGTATGCCGTCGCTCCAAGATTTGAGGGCCGAATAATCCCTGGTAGAGAGAGATAGGGTCGGAGTAGCTGTGCTCTCAGTCATACTCCATCCTTTGCAATAGTCCCAACAAGATTGTATAGGTTGGTCTATCTTGAATTGCAATGCAACATAAGCGTTATGTCCAACACTCTTGTTGCCATCGTAGTATCTCAGAGTTGCAGCACAGAAGGTGAAGCATAGCTTCTTATCGTATCCATAGTAAAAAGAGGACAGCCGATTCGTAATATCCCCTTCCAATCTAGCTTCGTAGATTCTCATTCATCTTTCTCGCTTCTGGGTAGCCGGCAAGGTGGTCAAACGTGGGGTGCAAGGTGACAAGCCCTTCGTTGAGAGGCAATGACAGGCACAAGCTGGGGAgattggaggagaaggaatgCTCATATGTTATCCGTATTTATGAGATGACAGCTGCAGCAAGCAGAATAATCAAGCGTTTTTCCATTCTAGGCAATGGAGTCGACCAACTTGTAAGGTAGGGATTGATGGCAATGGAtcagatggatggatggcttaCAAGAGGTACCATGCACTGCACATGTGCCTGTCTGTGCGCCCTTTGCGCGTGTTTGGAGACCCATTCACGCACCTATTGATATCGTATCTCATGTAACTGTTCCATTCAATGTTCGAGAAATCGTTGCTCGTCCGTTTCTCAAGCACAAATCTCCAATCATGGACAAGCTCCGGCACGATCGTGGGTCCATCTAGCTTGATTGATGCATTCAATTCAAATGTTGAAATTTGTTGGTGCAAGTTCCATCAATCCATGTACCGGCCTAACACATCAATGGCTGGCGTGCTGCGAGGTTTCAACGGTTCAGGAGGTACTGCAGCTATCGCTTCCTCCTAGTGGCCAGCCACCAGTTCGAGCGCGCGCAAGTACCTGGTACGAAGCATGTGGCCGGCCGTCTGTCGCTGCCCGGGGTAGCTGTACCTGGCTGCGTGCATGGCGCTAAGCTGGAGCGACGGAGCATAGCGAACGGGGCTCGTCTCATTTTGGGGGTCCATGAgaagtacggagtacatgcaaCTGTCTCGTTTCCGCCAGTCTGATGTCGCGCGTTGCTCGTGCTGCTTGAGCCTGCGCTTCCACTTCCACGTTTGGTTGTGAGATCGACGGCATGCTTCAGGTGCGTCGAGTCCCCCAGCAGCTGTCGGATTCCAGAGGTTGACGGCGCGTGGGGTTGCTGTAACGGGCAGTATCTGGGCCTTGTACTTCGCTAACGCTGCCAGAACCGATCCATTGTAGAAGTGGAGGGCGCCCGCGCCCACTAGCACATGGGAAGATACAGCGCCTCCATCAGTGCTCTTGTCTCGCCTAaatccccccccccccccagTGCCCGTAACGGCCTAGCAGCAAGCGTGCCctttctgcagcagcgccagaaACACAGCAAGGCCACCACCCCAATTGCCGCCACTCGAAACTCCAGTCGACGATAGcctcccctttcccccccaGCGATCTGCTGAACATCTCCGGCCCATCGAGCACGTCTCGCCTGCTTCCCGCCTGCAACATTGGTGGCATGCTCATTGGCATTGGAATCAGCCCAGCGCGCGCCGCCATCGGCTTGCAACAAGGCTGACTCGCGGACCATGTCCTGCGGTGATTTTGTCGCCATCTCATCctgatctgatctgatcCGATCCgcctcgactcgactcgacttGCCTCTCTGCTGGCACAGATCCTCCGCGGCCTCGAGCGCAAACTGTGACTCGATCGCCATCTCGCCCATCCcggccat harbors:
- a CDS encoding fungal specific transcription factor domain-containing protein, translating into MPGASVAVLPPPAASTPSSRKASLAPERKYKCQFCNRAFSRSEHRSRHERSHTKERPFKCMKCRSTFVRRDLLLRHDRTVHAKDGGVPLHSDGKRRAGPKTRAIGGPSKSSIALDTSTLEQMEASGDGIFDVEAAAMLVADLHHKATAAMRGDDGSYEDGASMAFSPRSSTVMEPAVTYPSGAIALPQVQWDNFMAEPKPHSITSSASGSFESSQPFAGGNRLSHHAGQLPPFSGRNCNGLVPALQSMINSLPASGPEIPAPQSPSAVDSQQAGFRAPQVSGDDERNMILDNIRSTDREHAIPESFRLPGLGSLNRYLATYFGLFHHHLPFLHPASFTPSQVSPPLLLAVLSIGALYAFDQDQAYMLHIGSKVLVNQFLQNKENFSSRKCPLWTMQSSLLNMIFASWSGDPKGLEWACSIKSLLANMVAGNRYELKLRQEARGSSKPTRAEWVEDEGCRRTYYAVYIFFGLLTLTFNHTPAIGFNEFEDLQLPSTEALWNMQVADEAAWAEQLEKSPAAIFMEAHDNLFQGEAIKYSAFSTRVMINALFLEVWYHKRSPEALQDVVTEYKLRLALETWEKSLDLCEPESVVVPLSAPHKGHPLIFNARAMYRNARARLEVDLKTVQEALRYHEPYEVAAAMSHARDRVKRSSEMIKVIEECYNCLETAVVQGVRWVARTSSTNWSVEHPLCGLDLMIILTLWLYRLEHDEEPATPEEVAMYYKVRQLFVKDFDESIIANLSSVVARLWGSMLDEVVVWGITRLMGESFKLHSEALVGYVGDEASSNVSTPSMTSQGADEDSVY